From Mumia sp. ZJ1417:
AAGCGTGGGCCGACCTGGTCCGGGCCGCGTGCGGCGTCCGAGCCCGAGACGAAGGCGATGATGCGGTTCCTTCGCCGCGTCGACCCCGATCAGGTGGTGTCGTTCCACCAGCCGCTCTACGGGATCGACACCAGCGGCACCGGCAACCGCCCGCTCGCCCGCAGGTTGGCGAAGCACCTCAAGCTGCCCAGGCGCTCCTTCTCCTGCGGGTCGGGCTGCCACGGCACGCTCTCGCAGTGGTTCAACCATCGGCTCGACGGCCAGCTGGTCACCGTCGAGCTCAGCCGGCGACCGTCCCGGGCCTACCTGACCGGGACCGCGCCGCACGGCCTCCTCAAGGCGCTCGGCGGTCGCCGCGTCTGACGGGCCGCGAGAGGAAGGTCAGCGACCGACGAAGGTCGGCTTCTCCTTGGCCACGAAGGCCTCGACGGCGGCCGTGTGGTCCTCGGTCGCGCCCGTGAGCGCCATCAGCCGCGCCTCGTTGGAGAGCGACTCGGGGAGCGAGTGGGTGGCAGAGAACGCGAGCGCCCGCTTCAGCGACGCGTACGCGATCGTCGGGCCGGACGCCAGACGGGTCGCGAGGCTCCGTACGGTCTCGGCGAGCTCCTCGTCGGGGACGACCTGGGTCGCGAGACCGAGCGAGGCGGCCTCCTCGGCGCCGACTGTGCGGGGCAGCATCAGCAGCTCGGTCGCCTTCGGGAGGCCGACGAGCCGCTGGAGTGTCCACGACGCGCCCGTGTCGGCCGACAGGGCGATGCTGGCGAACGCGAGGTTGAACCCGGCCGAGGCGCCGACGATCCGGAAGTCCGCCGCGAAGGCGATCGAGGCCCCGGCGCCCGCGGCGATCCCGTTGACGGCAGCGATCACCGGCTTCGGCATCTGCGTGATCGCGAGCACCATCGGGTTGAAGTGCTCCTCGACGGTGTTGCCGAGCGAGACCTCGCCGCTGCGGAGCGCCGCGATGTGCTCCTTGAGGTCCTGACCGGCACTGAACGCCCGCCCCGAACCGGTCACGACGACGCACCGGACGGTGTCGTCGGCAGCCGCCTTCTGCAGCGCGTCACGGAACGCGACCTTGGTCTCGTCGTTGAAGCTGTTGAGCGTTTCGGGGCGTGAGAGCGTGATCGTCGCGACGGCCTCAGAGAGGTCGTACGTCACAGAAGAGGCGGGCTCGGTCATGGCGTCAGTCTGCCGCATTCACCGATGACGCGACCGTGCGCGATAATGGACCCACTCAAGGTGCACGCGTCGGCGCTGCGCACGAAGGAGAGGGGAACGCATGGCGGCCATGAAGCCTCGGACCGGGGACGGCCCGCTGGAGGTCACCAAGGAAGGACGTTGCATCGTGATGCGGGTTCCGCTCGAAGGTGGTGGGCGGCTCGTCGTCGAGCTCACCAACAACGAGGCCTCCGACCTCGGTGATGCCCTGAAGGCTGTCTGAGTGGCCTCGCACCCCGGTCTGACCGTCCGCTGGTCGCTGCGTGACGCCCCCGTCGGCACGCTCGACCGGCTGAAGGAGTACGTCCGGGACACCTCGTACGAGCGGTTCGCCGGCAAGGACGGCCTCGCCTTCAAGACCTGGCGCGCACGTGAAGGCGCCTGGTTCGAGGGTGTGTACGTCTTTGCCGACGATGCCGAGCGGGCAGCGTTCCAGGAGTCGTTCACCGCCTCGGCGGACACGGCTCCTGGATCGCAGATCATCGGCAGCAGCCCGGTGCTCATCGAGGAGTGCGAGATCGTGGCGATCGCGGAGGGTGTAGCGGGCTTCGCGCCCGCCGCGTCCTTCGGGTGATCGCCTTCGGGTGATCGCCTTCGGCTGATCGCTAGGGCCCCCTCGTCGCAGGCCCCGCTGTCGTCGCAGCGGGGCCCGCGACGGGGGACCGAACGGAGCGGCACCGCTCACAGGAGATCGGCGAGCAGGGCGGCTGCGCGTGCGGCGCCGTCGGTCTCGACGCGCCTCGTCGCGGGTGTGCGTCCGACCTCGGCGAGCAGTGCGTGAGCCAGCGCGTCCGGGTTGCACGCCTCCTCGTACGCGAGCCTGTGTCCGGCCCCGTACTGCCTGAGCCGGTGCGGCACGTGGACGTTCTGCTCGAAGTGGTGGCGCAGCGGGACGTAGACGAACGGCACCCCCTGCGCCGTGAGCTCCATGCAGGTCGTGAGTCCGCCCTGGACCAGCGCCACGTCCGCCGCACCGAGTGTCCGGTGCAGGTCGGGGACGAACCCCCTCAGGCGCACACCGCGCCTGCGCGGGAGACCGCGCGGGTCGATCCGGGGCCCGGTGGCCACGAGGAACCGCATCCGCGGCTCGACCCGCCTGATCATCGGCACCGCGTCGAGCACCCGCCGCAGGAGGGGTTCGCCGACCCCGGAGCCGCCGACCGTGACGACGCAGAACAGGTCCTCGGGGCTCAGCCCGAGCGACGCCCGTACGGCCTGCCGGTCGGCCTCCCCGATCGGGTCGAAGCCGGTGACGTAGCCCGAGAACGCGAAGTTCTCCTCCGTCCACTCGCGGATCCCCGGCAGGCCCGGGCCGAAGGTCTCGTCCACCACGTCGTCAGGGTTGCCGACGAACACCGACCGGTCGCGCACCCGCTGGAACCGCGCCCGGTGCTCGATCATCTCGGCGTTGTGGTCGGCGGTGAGCGCTGCCTCGGCGGGCCCGCCGTCGGCCATCGGGACCCACCCGACGAAGTCGGTGAACCACGCGAACGCGAACCGCTTGAGCTCGGGGTTCTCGTGCAGGAAGTAGTCGACGTCCCACGCCTCGTCGCCGACCACGAGGTCGTACGGCTCCTCGCGCACGAGGTCGTCGAACACGCCGAAGTTGGCGGCCAGGATCTCGTCCATCCGCCGGATCGCTTGGAACGCGTGCAGGTCGTGCTCGGCTGCCTCGTCCTCCACGTGCGCGCACTCGCTCGCCAGGAACGCCGAGGCGGGGTGGACGTGCTCCCCGGCACGCGCGAGGACCCCGGTCGCCGGCTCCTGGGTCAGCCAGTCGATCTGGAGGTCGGGGTGGTGCTTGCGCAAGGCGTCGGCGATCGCCAGGTCGCGGCGGACGTGGCCGAGCCCGATCGGCGAGGTGAGGTAGAGCGCGCGCCGTGGTCTGCGGCGACCCCGTGTCCACGTGCGGCGTACGGAGGTCTCGGGCCACAGGCGCTCGGCGAACTCTCGTACGGCCCGGGTGACCGCGACCGGGGAGCGTGCGTGAGGGGCATGACCGCCGCCGGCGATCGTGAGCAGGGTGCCGCCTGTCGCGTCGGCGAGGGCGACCCCCTCGGCGTACGGGCGTACGTGGTCGTCATCGCCGTGGATCACGAGGAGCGGCACGTCCGCCTGGACCACGCGCTGGGCGAATCCGGGGGCCCGGCACGAGGTGCGGGCGAACTCGGTGTCGACGAGGCGTTCGGGTCCGATCTCGTGTCCCCAGGCGACGCAGTCCTCGATCTGCTTCGTGGAGTGCGGCTCGGTGAACATCCGCCCGAAGAAGAACCGGAGGAAGTGGTCGTAGTCGCCGTGGAGCCAGGTGTGACGGGTGAAGGTGGCCCACCCCTCGGGCGTCGTTGCGGGGTCGGCGGGCTCTTGGAGGAACACCTGGCGCTCGCGCTCCTCGATCCCGGGCACGAGTCCGAGGGCGGGGCCGATCGCGACGACGCCGGCCACCTCCTCGGGTGCCTCGAGGGCCATCGCGAGCGACCAGGCCACGCCGCAGGAGAAGCCGACGACGAGCGCCGGATCGGGGTCGGCGCCACGGCGCACTCGCGCGAGGACGGCCCGCGCGTCGGCGACGAACTCCTCGTCGGCGTAGGCCTCGGGCCCCGCCGGACGGTCCGAGCCTCCGCTGCCGCGGCCGTCGAAGGTGACGACACGGAAGTGGCGGGCGAGGGTCGGCACCTGTGCCTTCCACGTGAGCGACGGGATGATCGACCAGGTCGGCATCAGCAAGATCGTGTGCGGGGCATCCCCGAACACCTCGTACGCGACACGGACCCCGTCGCGGACGACGGAACCGTGGTCGTCGGGCTCCCTGGCGCGCATCGTCCCCCTCCGTCAGCGGCCGTCGCACCCAGTCTGCCCTTGCAGACGGGTGCGACGGCCCCGCGTTGTCAGCCCGATCGGGAAGCGGCTCACTTCCGTACGGCCAGCACCCGGTGGAAGGGCGTCTGCGCCACCGACTCGAACTGCGAGAAGCCGGCGGCCGAGGTGATCTCGCGGATCTTGGCCGGACCGGCTTGGGTCCCCAGCGCCAGGCCGACCTCCTGCGACAGCGACGCCGGGGTGCACAGGAGCGTCGAGAACCCGTAGTACGCCCGCCCGACCGGATTGAGGTTGTCCTCGACACGGTCGCCGGCCATCGGCTCGACGATCATCCACACGCCGTCGTCGGCGAGGGCACGGTGCACGTGCCGGGCGGCGCCGACGGGGTCGCCCATGTCGTGGAGCGCGTCGAACGTCGTCACCACGTCGTACGGGGTCTCGTCGAGCTTCTGCGCCGACGTCGCCTCGAACCGCACCCGGTCGGCGACGCCGGCGGCCTCCGCCCGTTCGCGCGCGACGTCGATCGACGCCGCGTGGTAGTCCGAGCCCACGAACCTCGAGCGAGGGAACGCCTCGGCCATGAGGATCGTCGACGCGCCGTGCCCGCAGCCGATGTCGGCGACCGTCGCGCCGTCACGGAGCTTGTCCGCCGCGCCCGCGGCCGGCAGCCAGTCGTCGACCAGGTGGGCCAGGTAGCTGGGACGGAAGAACCGCTCGCAGCCGACGTGGACGTCCGAGTTGTGCTCGTGCCAGCCGAGACCGGCCGAGTCACGCGCCGCCTCGACGATGTGCGCCGAGTCTGCGACCGTGCCGAGCGCGATCTGGAACAGGCCCGGCAGGAAGGCCGGGCTGGACTCGTCGGTGAGCGCGATCGCGTGCTCGGCAGGGAGCACGTAGCGGCCGGTGTCTGGCTCGTACCGGACGAAGTCCCCGGCGGCCTGCGCGTTGAGCCACTCCCGGGCGTACGGCTCGGCCGTCCCGGTGCGTTCGGCGAGCTCCGACGGTGTGAGTGCGCCGCCGTCGGCCAGCGCGCGGTAGTAGCCGAGCTTGTCTCCGAGCACTACCAGGGCGGCGTTGAGCGTCGCCCCCACCTCGTCGACTGCCCGGAAGACGAACCCCATCAGGACGCCTTCGTCGATCGGCTCTGTGTCGATCTGTGCGGTCATGTCACCCTCCTAGGTGAGCTGTGCGATGCCGTGAACGCTAGGAGCGGGCAGCGGCCCGTCGCATCCGGTGACCCCCCTGGTCCCAAACCGGCCCGGCACGGCCTCGCGGATGGCTAGCCTCGGAGCATGCTCGTCGGACGAGCGCGGGAGTCGGCCGCGATCGCGGACCTGCTGGCGCGCGCTCGGCGCGGGTCCAGCGGTGTCCTCGTCGTCCTCGGAGA
This genomic window contains:
- a CDS encoding DUF3117 domain-containing protein → MAAMKPRTGDGPLEVTKEGRCIVMRVPLEGGGRLVVELTNNEASDLGDALKAV
- a CDS encoding alpha/beta hydrolase; protein product: MRAREPDDHGSVVRDGVRVAYEVFGDAPHTILLMPTWSIIPSLTWKAQVPTLARHFRVVTFDGRGSGGSDRPAGPEAYADEEFVADARAVLARVRRGADPDPALVVGFSCGVAWSLAMALEAPEEVAGVVAIGPALGLVPGIEERERQVFLQEPADPATTPEGWATFTRHTWLHGDYDHFLRFFFGRMFTEPHSTKQIEDCVAWGHEIGPERLVDTEFARTSCRAPGFAQRVVQADVPLLVIHGDDDHVRPYAEGVALADATGGTLLTIAGGGHAPHARSPVAVTRAVREFAERLWPETSVRRTWTRGRRRPRRALYLTSPIGLGHVRRDLAIADALRKHHPDLQIDWLTQEPATGVLARAGEHVHPASAFLASECAHVEDEAAEHDLHAFQAIRRMDEILAANFGVFDDLVREEPYDLVVGDEAWDVDYFLHENPELKRFAFAWFTDFVGWVPMADGGPAEAALTADHNAEMIEHRARFQRVRDRSVFVGNPDDVVDETFGPGLPGIREWTEENFAFSGYVTGFDPIGEADRQAVRASLGLSPEDLFCVVTVGGSGVGEPLLRRVLDAVPMIRRVEPRMRFLVATGPRIDPRGLPRRRGVRLRGFVPDLHRTLGAADVALVQGGLTTCMELTAQGVPFVYVPLRHHFEQNVHVPHRLRQYGAGHRLAYEEACNPDALAHALLAEVGRTPATRRVETDGAARAAALLADLL
- a CDS encoding enoyl-CoA hydratase-related protein; protein product: MTEPASSVTYDLSEAVATITLSRPETLNSFNDETKVAFRDALQKAAADDTVRCVVVTGSGRAFSAGQDLKEHIAALRSGEVSLGNTVEEHFNPMVLAITQMPKPVIAAVNGIAAGAGASIAFAADFRIVGASAGFNLAFASIALSADTGASWTLQRLVGLPKATELLMLPRTVGAEEAASLGLATQVVPDEELAETVRSLATRLASGPTIAYASLKRALAFSATHSLPESLSNEARLMALTGATEDHTAAVEAFVAKEKPTFVGR
- a CDS encoding class I SAM-dependent methyltransferase, whose protein sequence is MTAQIDTEPIDEGVLMGFVFRAVDEVGATLNAALVVLGDKLGYYRALADGGALTPSELAERTGTAEPYAREWLNAQAAGDFVRYEPDTGRYVLPAEHAIALTDESSPAFLPGLFQIALGTVADSAHIVEAARDSAGLGWHEHNSDVHVGCERFFRPSYLAHLVDDWLPAAGAADKLRDGATVADIGCGHGASTILMAEAFPRSRFVGSDYHAASIDVARERAEAAGVADRVRFEATSAQKLDETPYDVVTTFDALHDMGDPVGAARHVHRALADDGVWMIVEPMAGDRVEDNLNPVGRAYYGFSTLLCTPASLSQEVGLALGTQAGPAKIREITSAAGFSQFESVAQTPFHRVLAVRK